The DNA sequence TAATTATTATGCACATAACTACTATTATGACAGAAATAACCATAAGTAGCAAATATATGTCATTGAATATAATCATTGTGCACATAACTATTGTtatgacaaaaataatcatgaGTTCCAAATAATGGTTACTAAATATAATGATTATACATATAACAGCAAATGTATATAAATAATATcagtatttgtaattaaatgtAATTATTATACGTCATCAAATGTAATCAACTGTAGTCaaacataattatatattatataaggtAATCAATGTAATTAATATGACTATATGAgcataaaaaaaacaaattgagAAAACATAACTAAGAAAAAACCAGatgatgagaaaagaaaaatgaacgaAACAAAACTAAGGAACACTAAAAACAATGCCGAAACATAGGTTGAAAATTTAATCGGTGCCAAGGAACACTGCCGCTGATCATGTCGTCACCATGTTGTCCATTTTGTAAACAAAACGTGAGCTTTCTATCTTCACTGACAGGTTTTCCACATGCATAATTTTAGCTGGGAGGTAATTCGATATATAGCGGAATTGAAATCAGTGACAGAGTTAAAGTTTTGAAGGTGCAAATGTGTCCATTCATGTTGTGCTCTAGGTAGAACAATGGTATTAGTGAGCAAATCGATGAGCCAATCTTCAAAAAGCTCAAGTGGGTCTTTTACCCATCTTTTAGGCTCTTCATAAGATGATGACACAAGAAAATCATAACCTTGGCGCGATCTTGTATagatgacttattgtcaactttgatggcaCCTCCAAGATTGTTAGCCATAAGGTGAATTTCAACATTAAGAACCCAACTAAAATAGTTCTTGCCAAAAAATTCAAGAGGATCAAAGTCCAATTTTGTCAGATGCGTCATCTTTCCACAAAGAGAAACGATGAGATATATCAGGATCCATAAGTATTAGAATAGTATATATGTTTTATGAACAATGATAGAAAATTCATATACGAAATAGAGGTTTTGAAGTGTttataaatatgaacaatggatcccatagggaaaacacgagaaaaacattcgtgtgatATCTGTAGAGTCATCTAAGACCACTCAGTTAGCTGACTCGAGTCTTGACTACTAGAACAATGGTTCTCAAAGTCAAATATGTAAATTGTTTGattgcataaaaaaaaattgacgtTCATATGTAATAGGAACAAAGATGATAAAGATTAAACACATATATCTGTTATGCAATAATTTAagatatatatgttatatataaaGCAATTTGTTAAGAATGAGAGAAAAACTCATACATCGATAGCCTTGGTCATAGgcaactatgttgcaccataggcttgcggatcatcatggagtttaaggagagaaaaaaataagagcaaaagtGTGGTGATAacatgttataaactagagaataagagAGATAGAATTGACAGGTAGAATATTGGAtgaggtagaagtgtgtattaTTCATTCTCATGGTCCTCTTTATATAGGAGTTGGGTTTACATCATATGGACAAAAAAGATGAGATTTATGTGGACAGCCACATATTTATAATGTTTACAACaaatttactttttttcttttttaaagggtggtgctattcacacacctcttttctctattcacaaaccccctctatttttctattactttaatttaattattttttacaaattaccctaactaccctcatttgtaatttttttttctttttcttttttatatttggcaagtcaatcatgaatcaagcatcattatacaataaatcaattttttttacctataaTGAAGGAAAATAATACGTTCATTAAGTGAAATTAATAATCCAAATGAATCCAAATTGCAAAGATCTTCCAAAGTAACACTGATTTTCTGCAGTAAATATGGTTTTCCTCTTACACTTTGATTGTTAGGTAGAAATGTACTAGACCTAATTCAACATTGTGAAGAGAAAGCCAATCCAATAGCTAGTTGGTTATTTAGAGTATTAGTTACAGTTACTAAACTGAAACGTATAAATGGTTGGTTGATGAGGTAGCAGTTACAAAACCATAATATATCAAATTGATTGGAATCTTGTGTAATATTTTACCCTTATCTTGTGAATGTAATTGctaattaagaagaagaagaaaaataaaaaataaacaaacgtGATTATTGGCAAGACAAAATGTTAACTGTCAAAAGTCCAACACTTAGTGTGGTAAAGTTTAGAGCTCAGATGAAAAATCACTATGTGACTGAATTTGGGAATTTAGGTATGTCCTGACTGCTATATAGAATTGAAGAAAGGTATAAAGCATATCACCTAAACTAAAGGAGATCCAAAACCTCTCACATCTGCTTCAGCAATGTTAATTCAAGATACCATTCCTAGTGTTTTAGCCATTGTTCCACTGGTGGAATTAAGTTCTATAAAGTGGTGATATGGTTAATTTGTTCAATCCTTAATTTAATCTATGTCTGGTGTAGTGAAAATAGAAAACAATTATAAGAATGTATTATGCAAGGCCATCATAATCAAAATATGATCGAACATGCAATTGTCAACAATAAGAGATTATGATTTAGGAATGATTGATTTgctaaatagaaaaaagaaaaaagaaaaaaggaaagaaaaaaaaagaattgcaaGAAAGGGTAGTAacggtaatttgtaaaaaaaatttgaattaaagtaatagataaataaaaggggtgtgtgaatagcatcACCCTTTTTAAATAGTTCAACATTATAGAGAAGTGACTGTCCATAACATGGAGGCCAATATTGTGATTATAACAAATTACCTCAAAAATGATCGTTCATTACCCAAATTACAGAAAGTTAAAAGTCGTAACTTGTGTAATTTTCTTCACTAGCACAATTGGATACAAAACGCACGTCATATACCAACTTTGgactatttttattcttttggtAGGAGTTCACATAGTTTATACAGGATACAGCTGTATGTAATATGATCATTGTCTTGGTGCTAACTGCTAAGATAGGACTTGGAAAGTCCAGCACTTAGAAGGCACACTTAATTATTTGGGAATCAAAAGCACACCAAAGCAAATAATAGTAAACTTTTTTGCCAATATCTATAAGACACTGGCAATTTAGTTTGCTCGAGGTTGATTATTTTCATCATGCAGTAGTATTCTCTTCACCATCTTTTGTTCTGATTCGCTCCAAGGGTGTTTTTCCATTAAGATTATGAGCGAAGTAATTCTCGACAAATTTTTCCATTCCTATTTTCCCAGGAGATGGTGGCTTCTGAGGATCTCTCAGGGCGGTCACAGGTCCAATTTCTGACTCAAGTTTGGGCATGAAGAACATAGCAATTGAAATCCTTTCTTTCTCTGGGTTCACAATTACTCTGTGCTCAATACTTTTATAAAGCCCATCACTCAGAATCTGCAAAAAAATGAACCAAATTAGGACGATTACATTGTATGAATTAAGCAAACACCAGCGTGTTTCAATTGTTGCTCCTAACTAACTGTTATATTTCGGTCAGAATGtgtatttttctttgttaaaaTCTGCACATGGTTTGCTGTTAGAGAGATTATCTCATTGCCGAAATCAAGATCAGTTGACTTGATTTGGGGAAGGAGATAGACTTGATTTAGGCAATGGTGTGCAAGATTTCAGATCGAATCAATATCAGTTGACTTGATTTGGAAAAGGCAAAGGACCTGATTTAGGCAATGACACAATCTCTAacatttggtttggtttttcttttggtctgatTTCGTTTGCTTCTTTTATGACGATACTTAATTGGCTGCACACGATGGATAGTTGTATGGCCCAATTAGGGTTTGACACCTATatccttttatttttcattttatatattGGTATCGAAAActctctcctctttcttttGCTCAAAGATTTGAGATTGTattagagagaaagaagaaaaataacaaaGAAATTATTGGAGGACGTCCATGTGGTCAGACGTGGGCAAGGAGGGCTGAGCCAGCCGGCGGTGTTCTAGTGCTACCAGTTTGCGGTTGGTCTTTAGAAGGAAAACAGGACAGATGTGCGGTTCCGGGTTGCCATCAAGCCACATCACCCAATGGCAGCTAGAGGGCAAGGTTCTTAAACTAATAGCGTAATGCTatctagctagctagggtttttATACGTAATTTCTTCGTTTCtctgtgtgtgtttgtttgggtttttttttttttttttttttttttttttggggagggGGATGGGGGATCGAGCAAAATGAAGGGTGAAGAGAACAGCATCACAAACCTCTAGAATGTCtccaacattgacaacaaaggCACCATGGTTAAAGATCACAGGGAACCAAGCCCcatcttttttaatttgaaggCCTTGAACTCCATTAACCTGGTGGAGAATAGTGATGCCACTACCATCAGAATGAGGCCTGAGGCCACCAACTAGCCCTGGTTGTGGGCAAGGAGGATACTGAGTCATCCTCAGTGACTGCAGCCCATCTTGAAACAACTCTTCCATCTCCTCCATCTTCATCTTTAGAAGTTTTCCCATGAACCCTAAAAGGGTCCGGGCAATCCTTTGTAATTCCAACATGTACCACTCCAAGGTATTCCTGCACTTATAGATCAAATTCGACAGTACAAAGACAGCTAATCAATAAAAAATTTTGTTTCAAGTTTGTGATCCAAACAGAATTAGAAATATATCATGTCATACATTAATATTAATCTAATTAGCCAAAGCATTAAACCCTAAATTTTTAAGGTAGAGAGAGAACCTCAGGGATGTAGGGAGCTCTGGGAAAAGATGGGGTTTCCTTCTAGGGTTGGTAAACATGTACAACCTGTTACCCCAGTCGAGTTTTTGATCTTGGGATTTGACAACAGTTCCATACCCTTCAACATCACCTGGCCTtactttgtatctcattttctCTTCCAAGGGAAGGTTGAAAAATGCCTCTAAATCTTGCTTCACTTTGTCCAGTAGTGCAGAGCTAACTCCATGGTTAACCAACtgcaaataaaaattaaacttAATGTATGCAATGCAAACAGGACCTTCAACTCGAAAATTGTGTTTTCCTGCAACTACGCAACTTAGTTCAACGATTAGATTGTTTATTCTTTATCTTTCTGTGGAAGAATCGTCTATTCAAAATAACTTAACCAAGTAATCTATAATAATAATAGATCATCTTAATACAAACTAATGCACTTTGTCACATAAAATTGAAATGAAGATGATGGTAAATGGCTaacaatttttaattttgataattttttatAAGATTGGGAACTAGAGAATTATGCTTCCTGTTATTGAATTAAATGTTTGAAATAAAAGAGTCTTCAAACTTTAAATTTGTGCCCAGCACAATTTGGTCTAGTGACATAAGTCTCTCATTCGTATGTAAAAAATCGTGAGTTCGACTCATAATAGATTAGTTATTgtatttgataaaaataaaaactttaaatTTGACGGAGTCCCGCTTTAAAATCTCTTTCTGATCTCTCGGTATTATATTTATGGATGAATATAAAAACAAAGTAGCTGCATAAGGGTTACACAAGAATATTATATAGTTGAAAAGAGATCACCAATTATATGATTTTGGTAGGAAAAAGGTGGACAGAAATAACCTGAAAAATTCCCCATTCTTTGCAAGTTGAGTGCAACTTTTCAAGTTCATCTTTGTTTGCAGACTGATTGATTAGGACCAACTGTCTCATGTCAATGGTGGGGATTGTGGCAAGGATAGTCCCATCAGAGACCGGAGACTCCTGATCTGAGATAACATAGTTTTGGGGGACTTCGATCACTGAATCATCGGTGATGAGTTTCTCAATACTACTGACTCCTGAGTCATGATGAGAGGGGCCAAAGCTGCTTCCTGGTTTTGATGATACCATTTGTCTAGTGATGGAGGGTATAGCTAGGTTGGTGATGATGACACAAAGCAAGGCTGGGGTATTTATAGCCagatccttctctctctctctctctctctctctctctctctctctctctctctctctctctctctctctctctctctctctctctctctctctctctctctctctctctctctctctctctctctctcccagtcTGTATGTACGTTTTTATATTTGGCAATTGTATTAGTTACCTTAAAGAAAACTTAATTATCCTATTTTGGGGGTAGGTGTATCCGACTTGAGATCTCTTGATCACATTAATTGAGAACTTACAAAGCAATGGAAAATTAATCAAAAGGAAAAATCTTCCCTCACTAAAGCCTTGCAGGGATACTGATAATCATAATTAGTAATTTTTCATGCAAATAAAACATGTCGATGCATGTTTTTTAAAAATACTTCCGTACTTCGTATTTTTAAAACGAGCTCGTTAAGTTTTTCATATTTTTATAATATGTTTCACCCTCAAGGAAAATCTGGGTgaagagaaatcccctcaaggtgaatctaagTGAGGAGAAATACCCTTAAGGCGTGATTCTGTGTGAGaattaattctctaaatgcaaatctgtatAAGGAgactgggagagagagagagagagagagagaaatctcctcaaagggaatatgggtgaggagaaatctcctcaaagcGAATTTGGATGAGAAGTATTCCCTTCGAGGAAAATCCGAGTGAGGAGTGGAATTCAAGTGCTGAGAAATTATCTGAAGACGAATCTAGACAAGGAGAATTCATGATGAAGAAATTTCAATAACTCATTCACTTCATCTTTCTCAATTATATTAAAGTTTCAGACAAAGAGAACATACTATTGGGTTATTATCCTCTTACAGGGGaaaacagtcggcagctctaaagagatccaTAATTATCATGTTCATTAC is a window from the Rosa chinensis cultivar Old Blush chromosome 2, RchiOBHm-V2, whole genome shotgun sequence genome containing:
- the LOC112186212 gene encoding protein SRG1 isoform X2, with the translated sequence MVSSKPGSSFGPSHHDSGVSSIEKLITDDSVIEVPQNYVISDQESPVSDGTILATIPTIDMRQLVLINQSANKDELEKLHSTCKEWGIFQLVNHGVSSALLDKVKQDLEAFFNLPLEEKMRYKVRPGDVEGYGTVVKSQDQKLDWGNRLYMFTNPRRKPHLFPELPTSLRNTLEWYMLELQRIARTLLGFMGKLLKMKMEEMEELFQDGLQSLRMTQYPPCPQPGLVGGLRPHSDGSGITILHQVNGVQGLQIKKDGAWFPVIFNHGAFVVNVGDILEILSDGLYKSIEHRVIVNPEKERISIAMFFMPKLESEIGPVTALRDPQKPPSPGKIGMEKFVENYFAHNLNGKTPLERIRTKDGEENTTA
- the LOC112186212 gene encoding protein SRG1 isoform X1, translated to MVSSKPGSSFGPSHHDSGVSSIEKLITDDSVIEVPQNYVISDQESPVSDGTILATIPTIDMRQLVLINQSANKDELEKLHSTCKEWGIFQQLVNHGVSSALLDKVKQDLEAFFNLPLEEKMRYKVRPGDVEGYGTVVKSQDQKLDWGNRLYMFTNPRRKPHLFPELPTSLRNTLEWYMLELQRIARTLLGFMGKLLKMKMEEMEELFQDGLQSLRMTQYPPCPQPGLVGGLRPHSDGSGITILHQVNGVQGLQIKKDGAWFPVIFNHGAFVVNVGDILEILSDGLYKSIEHRVIVNPEKERISIAMFFMPKLESEIGPVTALRDPQKPPSPGKIGMEKFVENYFAHNLNGKTPLERIRTKDGEENTTA